The genomic interval AAGTTTGTCGGCCATCGAAGTTATAACGGTTTTTCTTCTTTGCAGCAAATCTCCACAATCTTGTCATTCCGTAGGAACTTCTTTTTTTTAATTTGTTTGAGCAGATTGTAATTTGTTTCATATTTGTAGGAATATTTTAATATATTTGGAAAGCTAGAAACGCGTACTAAACCTTCGCAAAGCCACCCAATTTTGGGTGTATAGACGAAGGTTTGTTTCGCCTATTTACTAGTTGTGCGTCAGTTTAGAAAACCGAAACACCGAAAATAATATGGATAATAATTTAACATTGATAATCATAGGTTTATATACTTTAATTTATGTTATTGTAATACAGAAATCTCAAATCGACAAACAAAAAGACGTTATATCATCTATGAAGTCGTTTATGGAAATCTTTAACGTTGACGAGGTTAAAAAACATGTTGAAATGAGAAACGAACGTGTAATGGAGGACGCAGCTAAATTAATTATAGATAATAAGAAATTTAAAGATATGTCAGAACATTTAGTAAATACAACTACAGAACCAATACAAGAATTTTATAAAAAAAATAATTAATGACAGACACATTGAACTATTAAACGTTGTTTCTCAAGTAATAATATCATTAGAACCAGATGAAAGAATAAAATTTATAAATGATATTTTACCTAATAACCGACAAGTTCTTATGGATATGTTGATTGATCACGAAAAAAATAATTCTTGACGTTATTATAATCTTTCTTTGAAACAATTTTGTGCTTTAACATAAAACCAAATCGTTCATCAAAAATGTTTTTTTTATTTTCTTTTTTTTTAAACTGATTGAATATAAAATAAAACATAATAATTAATTTAAAATTGAATCCGCTTTAAATTGGCGCGGAAATTAAACCGAAAACAACCTTTGAAAAAAATAAATATGGAATTTATCGTTGGACTTATACTTGTAGCTGTTTTTATCTTTTTAATCAGAGCATTTGGAGCTTGGATGTTAAGAATTGATGAAGTAATTGAACTTCAAAGAGAACAAACAAAACTGTTGAGAATTATATCCGAAAAAATAGCAGAAAAAGAAAATCAATAAAAATCCGACCGCCCAGATTTATAGACAATCGTTAGCGCGGAAATTTTTTCCGTGCCCGCAAAGTGTATCTCGTCCTAAATTCCCTAGCTCCTTTAAGTCTTTCCAAATCGTTCTAATACAAAGTAAAGGAGAAGTCTCTCGACTCGTGCCCAATCTTATAGGCATCAAAACACTTAGGAAAGTATAAGCGTTCATTAGTATGAATAAGATTTAAAAGGCTTATTAGAACGAGTGTGAAGTTGGGAGACTTCGCCAGTATTCTAAATCATATTTTGTTCTTACAAGAATAGTTCCTAGAGGGGGCTATAATTAACTTCAATTATAATAGTATAAACCAATTGTACTGCTAAATAGTACACGCTTTTTGTCATGTCTAGCATAGATGAGATTTGAAAATAGATCTAAACGGTAGACTATAAACCATTTGTGATTTGATTTTAAAAGGGGCTTATGAGATACTGAACTTTATTTCATAATGTTTTACTAAATCCTTATTTTTTATAGAAAAAGATTGCTAAATTTGAGATATATCAAAAAAACATTTACATATGAAAATACAATTCAATACCGACAAAAATATAGAAGGACACGAAAGATTAGAAACTTACTTTACAACTGAATTAGAAAAATCGTTAGCGCGATTTGATGATAAAGTAACCCGTTTTGAAGTGCATTTGGGAGATGAAAACAATGCTAAAAGCGGAGTAGATGATAAACGATGTGTAATCGAAGCTCGTCCCGCTAAATTACAACCTATTGCAGTTACAGCTCATGCTGATTCAATTGAAAAAGCATTTTTCTTAGCTTCGGATAAAATCAAAAAAGCTTTGACAACCGCTTTTGAAAAGCAAAAGGTGCATTAATTAAGAGTATTCAAGGTCAGTTATAAATTCAAAAAAAAGCAGTCTAAAAAATTTTTAGACTGCTTTTTTTTGGGTTAAATTTTTTTGAAACACTTAGATTCATAGAGTTTTTTTTGAATATAAAAAAAGGCATTTTACTCTCAGAGGACAGATAGATTGGGGTTTTATGCCACAGATTAAAAAGATTTTTTCTGATTATTTTTTTTAAAATTTCTTGGATTTCTCTGATCAGTGTTCAAAAAAAATACAGCCACAAAGACGCTAAGGCACTACGGACTTCAAATCTTTTTTTATCCGTGTACTTATTTTTAGTGGTTATGAAAAAGAGACGTTCTAAGCCCCGATCGCAGCAAATTATCCTTTTTATTTGCCCTAATGCGCTTGTTGATTTGGGGCAAATAAAAAGATAATGCGAAGAGCGGGACAACTCTTTATTGAAAGCACGTAATATTGTGCTCCTAATATCTCAGCTATTTCTCATACAACAAAGCCGCTAATGGTTCGTCACGTTCATAGATGTCATCGTAAAAATGAAGGTTTCCGTCTACGTCAACCCAGGCGGTAAAATAGCCAATGTAAACGGGAATTTTGTTTTTAAGTGTGTACCAAGATTCAGCTCCCTTGTTCATGGCTTCGTCAATTTTTTCAGAGGTCCATTTTGGGTCATCTTTAAGGAGTATTTCGGCTAATTCTTTGGGTTTTTCAATACGAATACATCCGTGGCTAAAAGCTCTGTCTCGACGGCTAAATAAATGTTTGGACGGGGTATCGTGCAAATAGATGGAGTTAGAATTTGGGAATAAAAACTTGATGAGTCCTAAAGAATTTTTAGGCCCTGGCTTTTGACGTACTTTGCCGTCGTTCCATTCCATATTGTGTTTGGCAAGATAGTTAGGGTCTTTTTTGATGCCTGGTAAAATTTCATTTTTTTTGATGCTATAAGGAATGTTCCAATAAGGACTAAAAACGATATAACGCATGGGAGCGCTGAAAATAACGGTTTTGTTTACAGTTTTGCCCACAACTACATTAGAACGAAAAGTGGGTTTTCCATTCTCAAAGTAAGTGAGTTGATAGGCTGGGATGTTTATAGCAATAAGTTCTTTGGCTTTAGTAATGTCTTTCGCAATCCATCGACAACGCTCCATATTTACCACCAAGGTTTTGATGCGTTCAGATACAGGAATATTCAAAACTTTAAGATGTGAGGGCAAAATGATTGTGCTCGATGCGTTGCGATTTGTTTCTTTGAATTTCAATACTCCTTTAGCTAATTGGTCATCATAAATGGCACTTTTAGAATCTGACTTTAACTCTCCTGTGAGGTATAAACGTGTTCTTAGTTGGGCAATGGTGTGCGTGCTATCTCCTAAATTAAGTGATTTTACTGCGGAATCCATTTTGACAGTTTTCCAACCTCCGTTTTTTTCTATTTGGCGGTAAGATTTTAAGACGTTTTTTAAGAGGTAATATTGATAAAACAATCCTTTCTCTTTATTTTTTATCAATGAAGGGTTTACTAGAAGTGAATCCAGGTACTTGCCATAGGTTTGTTTTTCTCTGGGAAGAAACCATTCCATTTGGTTGGTACTTTCCGTGTCAAGACCTTGGTACACTTTGTCAACATAGTAAAAATACATGGAGGTGTTTAGCAACTCCGTAGTTGGGTTAGGTTTTTGACCGCTAGAAGGACTTTCGTATATCGAATCTAATTTTTGTCTGTAAGGAATGCTGGTAAGCACTCCTTCTTCTTCGATATTGATGATTTTGTTGTGTAATAAACTACCAAATTCGTTCACCCCATTTTTGTCATACCAGATGTAATGGAATTGATGTTTCTGATAAAGTTCGTTCACCTCGTTTTGGTATTTGTCTAGCAAAGGGTGTTTTTGGAAAAATGTATTGACAAAGGTGCTGTCAAAGGTTAGCTCCCTTTCTTCTGTTGTTTGTTCAAGTGCAGTAGCTCCAGCTTTGTCTGTGAATTTTTTACAAGAAGTTGTAATTATCAAAACGAGACTGAATAAAGGAATAATGAATATGTATAACTTTCTCATAAAACGGAATTTATAAAATAAACCTACGTAAAAATACATTAAAAAAAGCTATTTGTAGTAATGGATTTTTAGAGGTTTAGTTGATTTTTTAATACTTCACAAGAACTGTACCTTTTATGTTTTAGTTGGAAATGAAGTGTTTTTTTTAAGTTTTGGAGTCAAATTATAGTTTATTGAAGAATTTTAAATAATTGTATTCTTAAGAAAATAACAAAATGTTTGTTTTTTAACTAGTTCAAGTCCTTTAAATAGAGAATGTTTTGATGATTTCACGTAAAATGGTGGTTTGTGGTCAAAATTAAACCCTATGATTGAAAAAAATTAAATTATTTTTACCTTTGCCCCCTGAATCAATGGGGTAAAAAAAATAAAATGAAAATAGAGAGACGTTGGATCATTTCCTTTATAATAATTAGTTTAGTTTGCATAGCAGGATTATTTTGGCCTGCGGTTTCAAGCACTAATAAAATTTTATCTCAGTTTGGGACTTTAGATCAAATTGTGCCTGCTGATGTTGCTTGGATGTTAACCTCTTGTTGCTTGGTACTGATTATGACGCCTGGACTTTCCTTCTTTTATGGTGGAATGGTAGGGAAGAAAAATGTTATTTCAACCATGTTACAAAGCTTTATTTGTATGGGGGTGGTTACCTTAATTTGGGTAATTGTTGGGTTTAGTTTGGCTTTTGGTGAGCCAATTGGTGTACAGATTGGTGATGGGTTTTACAGTTTTATAGGAGACCCTACTTCCTTTGCTTTTATGGACTATGTGAATATTTTGCCACATAAGAATATTGCAGCGACCGTACCGTTTATGTTGTTTGCTTTGTTCCAAATGAAATTTGCTGTGATTGCACCAGCAATTATTACGGGTTCTTTTGCGGAACGTGTACGTTTTATTTCCTATTTATTATTCATCTGTTTATTTACCATTTTTATATATGCTCCTTTATGTCATTCGGTTTGGTATCCAACAGGGATTTTGGGTTCTTACTTTGGTGTAAAAGATTTTGCTGGGGGAACTGTAGTGCATATGAGTGCTGGTTTTGCGGCATTGGCGGGTGTTATGGTTTTAGGAAAACGAAATGACAGTAATCATGTACCCACTAATATTCCATTTGTATTGTTAGGTACAGGAATGTTATGGTTTGGATGGATTGGATTTAATGCAGGATCTTCGTTAGAGGCAAATGGAGTAGCGGCAATGGCTTTTGCAACTACTACCACCGCTTCAGCAGCAGCAATGTTGACTTGGATTTTCTTTGATCGATTGAACGGACGCAAAGTTTCGGCATTAGGAGCTTGTATTGGAGCCGTTGTTGGATTGGTTTCGATTACTCCTGCGGCAGGTTATGTTTCAGTGCCTGAAAGTATGTTTTTTGGATTTATAACCGCTATAGTGTCAAATGCTTTAGTGCATTCTAGTTTGTTGCGCAAAGTAGATGATACTCTTGATGTGTTTGCTTGCCATGGTGTGGGCGGAATCATGGGAATGATTTTAACGGCTATTTTTGCTCATGGCGAAGATGCTAGTTTGATGCACGGTGGTTGGGGGGTCTTTGGTCACCATATGATGGCATTGGTTTTGGTTTCTATCTTTACTTTTTTTGGAGCTTATCTTTTGTTCAAAGTAACCAATTGGATTATTCCGATGCGTGTTTCCAAAGAGTCTGAGGTGATCGGTTTGGATATTTCGCAACATGATGAAACACTTTTTCCTATCGAATGTTCGGAGTAGGATTTTTTCAAAAATCAAAAATCAAAGGGCAAAGTTCAAAAAACTTATTTTCTTAGTTCTTTAGCGCCTTAGCTGTAAAATCAAAAAAGCGTTAATCAAAAATAGATAAACCTTAAGGTCTTTGCGACTTAGGGGTAAAATACTGCTTTGTGAACTTAGCGCTTCCTTTGTGTTCTTTGCGGTTAAACATTAAACTAAAAATCATTATTCTTCATTCGAAAATCTCTTTGGTCTTATATATTTCCGTAAATTTGCCGAAATATTTAAAAAATCGTGGGAAGCAAAAATAAATTAAAAAGATTCAAAGAAAACGAAACATTCGATAATGTATTTCAACCAACTAGAGAAGAAGTTGTAGGTGATTTGTTTCCGTTGAAAGGGAAGTGGAATTCAGATTTCTTCAAAAATGACAATCCTGTTGTCTTGGAATTAGGATGCGGAAAAGGGGAATATTCAGTAGGTTTAGCCGAAAGATATCCAGATAAAAACTTTGTTGGAATTGATATCAAAGGGGCTCGTTTTTGGCGTGGAGCCAAAACTGCTGTAGAAACAGGTTTACACAATGTAGCTTTTATTCGTACCCAAATCGAATTAATCAATCACATTTTTGCTGAAAATGAAGTGGACGAAATTTGGATTACTTTTCCAGATCCACAAATCAAATACAAAAGAACGAAACACCGTATGACCAATTCGGAGTTTTTAAAGTTGTATAAAAAAGTTTTGAAAAAAGATGGTGTGATGAACCTGAAAACGGATAGTGAATTCATGCATGGTTACACTTTGGGATTACTTCACGGAGAAGGTCACGAAGTACTTTACGCCAACCATAATGTGTATGTAAACGAAGGAAGTCCAGAAGAAGTAACAGCTTTTCAGACTTTTTACGAAAAACAATATTTGGAAGTTAACAAAGCAATCACATATATTAAATTCAGAATCAAAGACTAATTAGTGTTTCGCTAATAGTCTTTTAAATAAATAGGATGAATTTTATAATTCCTTTATTTTTAGGTTTTGCCACAGCAGTTGTAGGGATTATTCCGCCAGGATTAATCAATATGACAGCCGCAAAAGTGAATCTAAAAGAAGGAAATCGAAATGCATTTTCGTTTGTTTTAGGAGCGGTTATAATTATATTTTTCCAAGCTTATATTGCTATTTTATTTGCAGAAGTAATTAACTCTCGCCCAGATATTGTTATTCTGATGCGTGAAATAGGTTTTGGGATTTTTACGTTATTGACTATCTTCTTTCTATTCATTGCCAAAAAGCCTAAACTAAAAGAAGCTAAAATTGGTAAAAAAAGTAAAAAGAAGCGTTTTTTCTTGGGAATGTTACTTTCAGGACTTAACTTTTTTCCAATTCCGTACTACGTTTTTGTCAGTATAACGTTGGCATCGTATCAGCTTTTTTCATTTATGAATAGTTCGATACTGACTTTCGTGAGTGGAGTAGTAGTGGGGTCGTCCTTGGTCTTTTATTGCTATATCGCTTTCTTTCAGAAAGTAGAATCCAAAGCCGACTCCCTTTTGAAAAATATGAATCTTATCATAGGGAGTATTACAGGATTGATTGCTGTTGTGACTTTGATTAATATTATACATTATTATTGGGGTTAGTTTAATTTTTTATATTTAAAAGTTACTCCGTTTGTATCTTCACTAATATATTGTAGAGCATAATAATTCCCTTCGCTGGTATGATACCACCGAAAAAATTCTGGATGTCTTTCCTTTTTTAGAAAAATACCCCATAAAGAATGTTGCCATTCATACCCACAATGGAAAACAGCTCTACAAAGGCGGCGTTCATTTAGACGCTTTCCAAACTTGTATTGACCAAAGCAACGTAAAATTATACTACAACGGCGATATTACCACGGTAACAAAGTTCAAAGAAATGCAGGACCGATTTCCAACTATCGACCACTGGATGATAGGAAGAGGATTGATTGCTGATCCTTTTTTGCCAAGCATGATTAAAAGCAACAGCGTGGAATATCCACGAAATAAGATGAAATTGTTTAGTGAATTTCACGACACCTTATACGCTGGCTATAGCGAATCATTATCTGGTTCTACGCACATCTTATTGAAAATGCATCATTTATGGGAGTACTTTTCTGTTATTTTTGCTAATCCTCACAAAGTGGCTAAAAACATAAGGAAATCAAAGAGTATTCGCAATTATGAGCAAACGGTGAAGGAGGTTATTAAGGCAGATATATCAAATACAAATATTGGAATATAAATATATAGTAGAGTTAAGCTTTTAGATATTTAAATTTTGACTCAATCTCTATAAATCACTTTGAAAAATGATGTATAGAGATTGAGTCAATAAAAATATTTTAAAAATATCTAGCAGCTCTTACGCTCAATAAGGAACCTCTAAAGTTTCTAGCTTTACTCCCATTGAGAGAATTAACATCGGCAGCTCGGTCCTGAAAAACATCACCAGTTGAAGTCCAATACCAATTACTTTTATTAGCTGAATTAGTTGAATCATAATATAACCCACCAATTGAACTTTTATTTTGATAAATTTTTAGCATTTCATCGTATGAAGGTAAAAACCAGTCATCATAAACCGTTCCGTTAACAGTAATGCTATAGTCTGCGCATATCTTTGCTGCATAATTTGTAGGACTACTTTCAGTATTTGAAGAAATAATTAATGAAGTATTAGTACTACCCGCACCAATAGCACAAGGCAAAGCAAATCCTGATGACGTATGCCGATTAGTACAATCATAAGTGGTGGAAAGTCCGTCAAAATTTTGCCCCCAACGAATTCCATTACTTAAATCACTATTTGAAACAATAATCCCATGAAATTCTCCAGAAACAAAACCAGGATCACCATTTTGAAAAACATAGGCTATTTTGCCACCTCTTAAATTTGATCCTTCTTGTAGTTGTAACTGAACATCATTACCTATAAAATTAGTCCATCTTGCACCATTAAAAACTTGTAGTTCCCCATTTTCTCCACAATTTTTACACCAAACAATTAAACCGGCAACTGGAGAACTTATTGAATTTCTTTCGGTTTGTGTCATTCGTGGGGGTAAGAATCCTTGAGTAGTTGATGACACCTCAAGTACTGCAGATGATGTTGGTGCCGTTGTGCCTATCCTTAAATTATTATTTAACGATTTAGATCCTGAAATGGTTTGTGAGGTAGTTAAATCAACAAAATCACTACTTGTGGCAACGCTTGGTGTAGTCCAAGCCGTTACGCCATCGGCATCGGTAGTTAAAACTTGGTTGGCTGTACCTTTAGTTTTGGTGTAGGTAACTTCGCCAGCGGTTAGCGTTCCACTTGTTTTTACGTTGGTTACATCTGTGCTACCTAATTGGATGGTGTTGCTTGCGGTAACTTTTGCGTTAAAACCTATTGCAGTGGCGTTGGTTAATTCTGCTCCACTGATCACTACAACATCTGCAGAAACACCTAACGCCGTGTTTTGATTTCCTGAAACATTAGAACTAAGTGCACGGTCACCTATTGCCACATTTTGACTTCCTACAGTATTATTTGTTAAACTATTGGCTCCTAATGCCGTATTGACATTACCATCTGTATTGCTAGCCAATGCTTTAGAACCGACAGCAACAAGAGAATTTCCATCTACACTAAGTTCAAGTGCTTTCCATCCTACAGCTGTATTATTGCTATTGGCATTTACAGTAAGTGTTGATCTACCTAAAGCTGTATTGCCCCATCCTGTATTATTGACTAACGCATCAAGACCTAAAGCTGTATTATATGCAGCACTATCTGGAGCACCACCTCCAACGCCAACGGTAATACCGTTTATTTTCGCATCGCTGCTAAATGTTTTATTCCCCGCAATGGTTTGGTTAGCCGTTAAGTCTACAAAGTTTTGAGTTGACGAGCCTGTTCCTCCATTGACAATGGCTACAATTCCAGAAACATTTGTTGCTGTTCCGGATGCTATATTAGCATCTACATAGGTTTTTACAGATTTTACAGAAGGAAACTTCACATCAGAAGCACCATCTGTAGTGACATCTGTAGATTTATTAGCTGCATCTTCTTTTAAAGCGATTGCTGTATTTTGTGCCGCTTGTTCCTCCGTAATTGTAGTTAAAGAACTTATAGCTGGAAAACCTACAGCTCTAACCGCACGAACCATTCTACTAGTATTTTTAGTAAAAGGCTGCTGATGGTTATTGCCGAAAAACAATGCCCATGCACTGGAACCTGTCTCTGTAGAACTCCAATAAGAACCGGAACCCCCACCAAAATTCACACCACCATTTGTCGTGGCGATTACATTAATAGTATTTCTGTTCAGACCCATCTGATATAATTCGTCTTTTGAGGGCAGATACCAGTTGGTAAAGCCACCTCCATTATATGCTCTTGCCAGACCAGCTGCATAATTTGTTGCTGTAGCTCCTTGTGCGGTTATAATCGCATCTGTGTTACTTGCTCCTGTTTCTACAGCAGTTCCAGTTGCTCCAGTGGTTAAATTTGAGCCATTGTACCATTGGATTCCATCGCTTTGGTCTTCAATAGAACAAACTAGACCTTTTGAGTTATCCACTGGATCTACCCAAAACACAACACCACCTCCAACAAAATCACCTATAGCTAGTGTCTGCGCCGCTACACCATCAGAAACCACCGTATCGAAAGCTTCAGAAACAAATGCAGTTGTTGCCAATTGCGTTGTACTCGTTCCAGCTGTAGCGGTTGGCGCTAAAGGCACACCTGTAAAGGATGGCGAAGCGATATTTGCTTTTAAATCCAATGCCGTTTGCGCTGCCGTAGAAACTGGTTTATTAGCATCGCTTGTATTATCCACATTTGCCAAACCGACCATGGTTTTAGTAATACCACTTATTGTTCCAGTAAATGTTTTATTTCCTGCAACCGTTTGATCGGATGTTACATCTACAAAATTTTGAGTTGCCGAGCCTGTTCCTCCATTGGCAATGGCTACAATTCCAGAAACATTGGTTGCTGTTCCTGAAGAAGTTAGATAAGTTGAACTATCTACTGAACCATCTGCTTTTAAAAATTGTGATGTTGTTCCAGTTGGTATTTTGAAACCAGCAGCGCTAACATCTCCTGCGGCGGTAATACTCCCTCCTGTGGCTGATAATTGAGAAATATAGGTCTGGAAAATCCATGATTGCTGAAGTCCACCATAGTATGCAGGAAATGAAACGGTTGTACCTACATTACTAGACCCATAGTTTAACCCTATAGTTACTGATGCTCCAGTAATTTGAAGCCAATATACTGCTCCTGCTACTACTGTAACATTAGATATTGGAATAGTAGACATTATAGAATTTGTAGAAGAAAAAGTTGTTTCATACAATTTAGTTCCACCATGATTATTTTGCGTAATATTTCCACCTTGATAAACCGAAAGAGTGTAATTTCCAGTTGAATATAAAGTTACATTTATACTGGTTAAAAGCCCTGAAATTCCTGCAGTAAAAGATTGTCTTGCGTCTTGATCTGGGGCACCTGTATATTGAGTTGGGTTGATTGCATTGATATCAATTACTGCTGGTGCTATAGGCTTCAGTGTAGAAAGATTACCTACAAAAGTTTTATCTCCAGTTACTGTTTGATTTGTCGTTAAGTCAACAAAATTACCTGTTGTCGCAGTACTTACAGCATCAGTAACATATGCAGTTGTTGCAATTGCGGTAGAATTATTACCTGCTACTTGAGTAACTGCAATAGCTCCTGTTGGTAAAGTGGGCGTTCCAGTAAAAGTTGGAGAAGCTAGGTTAGCTTTCAATGCATCCGCAGCAGTTCTATTAGTTACTTCAGCAGCTAGATTCGTTGTTAAAGTTGCGTCAGCTGTAGTTCTATTGGTCGTTTCCGTTACCAAGTTTGCTGCAATTGCATTTTCAGTAGTTGTGGCGCGAGTCACTTCCGTAGTTAAAGCCGTTGAGTTTGTCGAAGCCGAAGCATCTACATAGGTTTTAACTGATTTTACGGAAGGATATTTGGTGTCCGAAGTTGCATCCGTAGTTACACTTGTTGATTTATTGGTTAAATCTTCTTTCAATGCATCCGCAGCAGTTCTATTAGTTACTTCAGCAGCTAGATTCGTTGTTAAAGTCGCATCAGCTGTAGTTCTATTAGTTGTTTCAGTTGCCAAGTTAGCTGCAATAGTATTTTCGGCAGTCGTAGCGCGAGTCACTTCCGTAGTTAAAGCCGTTGAGTTTGTCGAAGCCGAAGCATCCACATATGTTTTAACTGATTTTACGGAAGGATATTTAGTGTCTGAAGTTGCATCCGTAGTTACACTTGTTGATTTATTGGTTAAATCTTCTTTCAATGCATCCGCAGCAGTTCTATTAGTTACTTCAGCAGCTAGATTCGTTGTTAAAGTCGCATCAGCTGTAGTTCTATTGGTCGTTTCCGTTACCAAGTTTGCTGCAATTGCATTTTCAGCAGTTGTGGCGCGAGTCACTTCCGTAGTTAAAGCCGTTGAGTTTGTCGAAGCCGAAGCATCTACATAGGTTTTAACTGATTTTACGGAAGGGTATTTGGTGTCCGAAGTTGCATCCGTAGTTACACTTGTTGATTTATTGGTTAAATCTTCTTTTAATGCATCCGCAGCAGTTCTATTAGTTACTTCAGCAGCTAGATTCGTTGTTAAAGTCGCATCAGCTGTAGTTCTATTAGTTGTTTCAGTTGCCAAGTTAGCTGCAATAGTATTTTCGGCAGTCGTAGCGCGAGTTACTTCCGTAATTAAAGCGGTTGAGTTTGTCGAAGCCGAAGCATCCACATAGGTTTTAACTGATTTTACGGAAGGATATTTAGTGTCCGAAGTTGCATCCGTAGTTACACTTGTTGATTTATTGGTTAAATCTTCTTTCAATGCATCCGCAGCAGTTCTATTAGTTACTTCAGCAGCTAGATTCGTTGTTAAAGTCGCATCAGCTGTAGTTCTATTAGTTGTTTCAGTTGCCAAGTTAGCTGCAATAGTATTTTCGACTGTCGTAGCACGAGTCACTTCCGTAGTTAAAGCCGTTGAGTTTGTCGAAGCCGAAGCATCTACATAGGTTTTAACTGATTTTACGGAAGGGTATTTGGTGTCCGAAGTTGCATCCGTAGTTACACTTGTTGATTTATTGGTTAAATCTTCTTTTAAGTTTAATGCCGTTTGAGTTACTATCGAAATAGGTTTGTTAATATCAGAGGTATTGTCAATATTATTGATGCCTAAATTAATTTTAGCTCCATTTAAGGTGTTTGATCCAGTTCCTCCATTTTGTAAATTGATGATTCCAGTTACATTTTCAGCACTTTTTGCTGAATACGCAAAAGGAATATAAGAGAACTCTTGATTGCTGATTTCAATAAATGTAGTACATGAACCATTAGCATTTAATCCAACGTTCAATGTTTTTATCAACGAATCCCATATAATACTTCTAAAATTATTAGCGCTTCCTCCAGTTTTAATTCCGTTACCAATAATTAAATTGACCATACCAAATTCGTCTGTTGAAGTACTGATAGTTTCTTGGTATTCCAGTTGATTGAA from Flavobacterium ovatum carries:
- a CDS encoding DUF1566 domain-containing protein is translated as MKKIIFLIALLITTIAFSQTNGISYQALILNPNAQQIPGVNSSNLPLTNQSVCLRFEIKDSFNQLEYQETISTSTDEFGMVNLIIGNGIKTGGSANNFRSIIWDSLIKTLNVGLNANGSCTTFIEISNQEFSYIPFAYSAKSAENVTGIINLQNGGTGSNTLNGAKINLGINNIDNTSDINKPISIVTQTALNLKEDLTNKSTSVTTDATSDTKYPSVKSVKTYVDASASTNSTALTTEVTRATTVENTIAANLATETTNRTTADATLTTNLAAEVTNRTAADALKEDLTNKSTSVTTDATSDTKYPSVKSVKTYVDASASTNSTALITEVTRATTAENTIAANLATETTNRTTADATLTTNLAAEVTNRTAADALKEDLTNKSTSVTTDATSDTKYPSVKSVKTYVDASASTNSTALTTEVTRATTAENAIAANLVTETTNRTTADATLTTNLAAEVTNRTAADALKEDLTNKSTSVTTDATSDTKYPSVKSVKTYVDASASTNSTALTTEVTRATTAENTIAANLATETTNRTTADATLTTNLAAEVTNRTAADALKEDLTNKSTSVTTDATSDTKYPSVKSVKTYVDASASTNSTALTTEVTRATTTENAIAANLVTETTNRTTADATLTTNLAAEVTNRTAADALKANLASPTFTGTPTLPTGAIAVTQVAGNNSTAIATTAYVTDAVSTATTGNFVDLTTNQTVTGDKTFVGNLSTLKPIAPAVIDINAINPTQYTGAPDQDARQSFTAGISGLLTSINVTLYSTGNYTLSVYQGGNITQNNHGGTKLYETTFSSTNSIMSTIPISNVTVVAGAVYWLQITGASVTIGLNYGSSNVGTTVSFPAYYGGLQQSWIFQTYISQLSATGGSITAAGDVSAAGFKIPTGTTSQFLKADGSVDSSTYLTSSGTATNVSGIVAIANGGTGSATQNFVDVTSDQTVAGNKTFTGTISGITKTMVGLANVDNTSDANKPVSTAAQTALDLKANIASPSFTGVPLAPTATAGTSTTQLATTAFVSEAFDTVVSDGVAAQTLAIGDFVGGGVVFWVDPVDNSKGLVCSIEDQSDGIQWYNGSNLTTGATGTAVETGASNTDAIITAQGATATNYAAGLARAYNGGGFTNWYLPSKDELYQMGLNRNTINVIATTNGGVNFGGGSGSYWSSTETGSSAWALFFGNNHQQPFTKNTSRMVRAVRAVGFPAISSLTTITEEQAAQNTAIALKEDAANKSTDVTTDGASDVKFPSVKSVKTYVDANIASGTATNVSGIVAIVNGGTGSSTQNFVDLTANQTIAGNKTFSSDAKINGITVGVGGGAPDSAAYNTALGLDALVNNTGWGNTALGRSTLTVNANSNNTAVGWKALELSVDGNSLVAVGSKALASNTDGNVNTALGANSLTNNTVGSQNVAIGDRALSSNVSGNQNTALGVSADVVVISGAELTNATAIGFNAKVTASNTIQLGSTDVTNVKTSGTLTAGEVTYTKTKGTANQVLTTDADGVTAWTTPSVATSSDFVDLTTSQTISGSKSLNNNLRIGTTAPTSSAVLEVSSTTQGFLPPRMTQTERNSISSPVAGLIVWCKNCGENGELQVFNGARWTNFIGNDVQLQLQEGSNLRGGKIAYVFQNGDPGFVSGEFHGIIVSNSDLSNGIRWGQNFDGLSTTYDCTNRHTSSGFALPCAIGAGSTNTSLIISSNTESSPTNYAAKICADYSITVNGTVYDDWFLPSYDEMLKIYQNKSSIGGLYYDSTNSANKSNWYWTSTGDVFQDRAADVNSLNGSKARNFRGSLLSVRAARYF